The Octadecabacter arcticus 238 genome contains a region encoding:
- a CDS encoding acyl-CoA dehydrogenase C-terminal domain-containing protein: MPSYTAPTKDQQFILHNVLNISEMDIPGFADLDRDFTDAVLTEAGKLASEVLAPLNAVGDKQGCSLENGVVRTPDGFKDAYDKMSEGGWMSMDLAEEYGGQGLPYIMHTAAMEPMVSANMAFNMYPGLTHGNISAIVTHGTDAQKAMYLPKMATGEWSGTMNLTEPHCGTDLGLMRTKAVPQDDGTYKISGQKIWISAGEHDLSDNIIHLVLAKIPGGPDGVKGISLFIVPKFMVHEDGSLGERNALSCGGLEEKMGIHGNATCVMNYDGATGYLIGEMHKGMRAMFTMMNEARLGVGLQGYAQGAVAYENALGFARDRLQGRAVTGVEAPDKPADPIIVHPDVRRNLMDQKSFVEGARALTYWGATLMDRSHKNGDEDAEALISLMTPVIKGFLTDKGFETCVLAQQTLGGSGFTQEWGLEQFVRDARITMIYEGTNGIQALDLVGRKLGLNGGKTVMAFFEIIKTYIADNKGDAAFEADFLEPLKEASKDLQAAGMYFMQNMKNPNDALSGSYDFMHMMGHVCLGLMWAKMGRASMDALEAGDTDTDFHYSKIATGRYYMARQLPATKMHLARINTGGDTVMALDAANF; this comes from the coding sequence ATGCCCAGCTACACCGCCCCCACCAAGGACCAACAGTTCATCCTGCACAACGTTCTGAATATTTCCGAAATGGATATTCCAGGATTTGCAGATCTTGATCGCGATTTTACCGATGCGGTTCTGACCGAGGCGGGCAAACTGGCCAGCGAAGTCTTAGCGCCCTTGAACGCTGTGGGCGACAAACAGGGCTGTAGTCTGGAAAACGGCGTTGTGCGCACGCCTGACGGTTTCAAAGACGCTTACGACAAAATGTCCGAGGGCGGCTGGATGTCGATGGATCTGGCCGAAGAATACGGCGGCCAAGGCCTGCCCTATATCATGCACACCGCCGCGATGGAACCGATGGTCTCTGCAAACATGGCGTTCAACATGTACCCCGGCCTGACGCATGGCAACATTTCCGCGATCGTCACTCACGGCACGGACGCCCAAAAGGCGATGTATCTGCCCAAAATGGCGACGGGCGAATGGTCCGGCACGATGAATCTGACCGAACCCCATTGCGGCACCGACCTTGGTTTGATGCGCACCAAAGCCGTGCCACAAGACGACGGCACCTATAAGATTTCCGGCCAGAAAATCTGGATTTCGGCAGGCGAGCATGACTTGAGCGACAACATCATCCACCTCGTGCTGGCAAAAATTCCAGGCGGGCCGGATGGCGTGAAAGGGATTTCACTGTTCATCGTGCCGAAGTTTATGGTCCACGAAGACGGGTCCTTGGGCGAACGCAATGCATTGTCATGTGGCGGCTTAGAAGAAAAGATGGGCATTCACGGCAATGCGACCTGCGTGATGAACTATGACGGCGCGACCGGATACCTGATTGGTGAAATGCACAAAGGCATGCGCGCAATGTTCACAATGATGAATGAGGCGCGTCTGGGCGTTGGCCTGCAAGGCTATGCACAAGGCGCCGTGGCATATGAAAACGCTCTTGGATTTGCGCGCGATCGCTTGCAAGGACGCGCCGTGACAGGTGTCGAAGCACCAGACAAGCCCGCCGATCCAATCATTGTGCACCCAGACGTACGCCGCAACTTGATGGACCAGAAGTCGTTCGTCGAAGGCGCGCGCGCGTTGACCTATTGGGGCGCTACATTGATGGACCGCAGCCACAAGAACGGCGATGAAGACGCAGAAGCACTGATTTCGCTGATGACTCCGGTGATCAAAGGGTTCCTGACCGACAAAGGATTTGAAACTTGTGTCTTGGCGCAACAAACCCTTGGCGGGTCTGGTTTTACCCAAGAATGGGGCCTTGAGCAGTTCGTCCGCGATGCGCGTATCACGATGATCTATGAGGGCACGAATGGTATTCAAGCGCTTGATCTGGTCGGTCGTAAACTTGGGCTGAATGGCGGCAAAACCGTCATGGCATTCTTTGAGATAATCAAAACCTACATCGCCGACAACAAAGGCGACGCCGCGTTTGAGGCGGATTTTCTCGAGCCGTTGAAAGAGGCGTCTAAGGATCTGCAAGCAGCGGGCATGTATTTTATGCAGAATATGAAAAATCCCAACGATGCGCTGTCTGGGTCCTATGATTTCATGCACATGATGGGCCACGTCTGCCTTGGTTTGATGTGGGCTAAAATGGGACGTGCGTCGATGGATGCTTTGGAGGCTGGCGACACCGACACAGATTTCCACTACAGCAAAATCGCCACAGGGCGCTATTATATGGCGCGCCAATTACCAGCCACAAAGATGCACCTTGCGCGGATCAACACCGGCGGTGACACGGTGATGGCGCTGGATGCTGCTAACTTTTAA
- a CDS encoding glutathione S-transferase family protein, protein MIKLHCFGESGNAYKAALTLELSEAEWEPVYVDFFSGATRGEDFRAMNVMGEVPVMEDGDLILTQSGVIQDYVSSKTGKLGGRSAAERRDILRWMFFDNHKVSGVAGVLRFNTNFLPKEKRNADVNAFLLMRLTSALKIMETQLEDTPYLAGDALSIADIACVGYLFYPEPFGFDRTEFPHIDAWMTRIEGTKGFKHPYDLMPGSPADRS, encoded by the coding sequence ATGATCAAATTACATTGCTTTGGCGAAAGCGGGAACGCCTACAAGGCCGCGCTGACATTGGAATTGTCAGAAGCAGAATGGGAGCCCGTCTATGTTGATTTCTTCAGCGGCGCGACCCGTGGAGAAGACTTCCGTGCGATGAACGTCATGGGCGAAGTGCCGGTCATGGAAGACGGCGATCTGATCTTGACGCAATCCGGTGTCATTCAGGATTATGTGTCGTCCAAGACCGGTAAGCTTGGTGGACGATCCGCAGCAGAACGCCGCGACATTCTGCGCTGGATGTTTTTTGATAACCACAAAGTCAGCGGCGTTGCCGGAGTATTGAGGTTCAATACCAACTTCCTGCCCAAAGAAAAGCGAAACGCTGACGTAAATGCATTCCTGCTGATGCGCCTGACATCAGCGTTGAAGATAATGGAGACCCAGCTCGAAGACACACCGTATCTGGCCGGTGACGCGCTCAGCATCGCGGACATCGCTTGCGTTGGCTACCTGTTTTACCCAGAACCTTTCGGGTTTGATCGCACTGAATTTCCCCACATTGACGCTTGGATGACCCGCATCGAGGGCACCAAAGGTTTCAAACACCCCTATGATCTGATGCCGGGCAGTCCCGCAGATCGCAGCTAA
- a CDS encoding acetyl-CoA C-acetyltransferase — translation MTDAFIYDAIRTPRGKGRHDGALHEVTASRLSAGILNALKDRNNLEGHTVEDVIWGNVTQVKEQGGCLARTAVLASNLDQSIPGLAINRFCASGMEAVNLAANQIKGGAGEAYIAGGVEMMGRVPMGSDGAAIAVDPSIAMDTYFVPQGISADIIATEYGFSRDDADALAVESQRRAKAAWDAGHFSKSIVPVLDQNGLTILDTDEYMRPQTDMQSLGALNAAFQAMGEVMPGFDKVALMKYPHLERINHIHTAGNSSGIVDGAAGVLIGSKEYGIKHGLTPRARIRQTAKIGTDPTIMLTGPVPVTHKILANAGMDIKDIDLFEVNEAFSSVVLRFMQAFDVDHSKVNVNGGSIAMGHPLGATGAIIIGTLLDELERSDKEVGLATLCIASGMGAATIIERV, via the coding sequence ATGACTGACGCATTTATCTACGACGCGATCCGCACGCCGCGTGGCAAGGGTCGACACGACGGGGCGCTTCACGAAGTCACAGCTTCGCGCCTGTCCGCGGGCATTCTGAACGCCCTAAAGGATCGCAATAACCTCGAAGGCCATACCGTCGAGGATGTGATTTGGGGCAACGTCACCCAAGTCAAGGAACAGGGCGGCTGTTTGGCCCGCACTGCGGTGCTGGCGTCGAATTTGGATCAATCCATCCCCGGCCTTGCGATCAACCGCTTTTGCGCGTCCGGCATGGAGGCCGTGAACCTTGCTGCAAACCAGATCAAAGGTGGCGCAGGCGAGGCCTACATCGCTGGCGGTGTTGAAATGATGGGCCGTGTGCCCATGGGCAGCGACGGCGCGGCAATTGCTGTTGATCCGTCGATTGCGATGGATACTTATTTCGTACCCCAAGGCATCTCGGCGGACATCATTGCCACTGAATACGGGTTCTCGCGCGATGACGCCGATGCGCTGGCCGTTGAATCGCAGCGCCGTGCCAAAGCCGCATGGGACGCGGGCCATTTCAGCAAATCCATCGTGCCGGTGTTGGATCAGAACGGTTTGACCATTCTGGACACAGACGAATACATGCGCCCGCAGACAGACATGCAATCTTTAGGCGCGCTGAACGCTGCTTTCCAAGCGATGGGCGAAGTCATGCCCGGTTTCGACAAGGTCGCGCTGATGAAATATCCCCACCTTGAGCGGATCAACCACATTCATACAGCTGGCAACAGTTCGGGTATCGTAGACGGTGCTGCTGGCGTTTTGATCGGGTCAAAAGAATACGGGATCAAACATGGTCTGACGCCACGCGCGCGCATTCGTCAGACAGCGAAAATCGGGACCGACCCGACGATCATGTTGACAGGACCCGTTCCTGTAACGCACAAAATCCTTGCAAACGCGGGCATGGATATCAAAGACATCGACCTGTTTGAAGTGAACGAAGCGTTCAGTTCGGTCGTTCTGCGCTTTATGCAAGCGTTTGACGTCGATCATTCAAAGGTCAACGTCAACGGTGGCTCCATCGCCATGGGGCACCCGCTGGGCGCAACTGGCGCCATCATCATCGGCACCCTGCTGGACGAGCTTGAGCGGTCCGACAAAGAAGTGGGTCTCGCGACCTTGTGCATCGCATCCGGTATGGGTGCGGCGACCATCATCGAACGCGTCTAA
- a CDS encoding 3-hydroxyacyl-CoA dehydrogenase NAD-binding domain-containing protein has protein sequence MTDFTMKTDADGVAIITWDVIGKSMNVLSLQGWDDLDACVDKALADDTVKGVIITSGKKDSFAGGMDLNIIAKMKASAGDNPAKGLMDGLMKSHSILRKIERAGMDPKTNKGGKPIAAALPGTALGIGLEIPLACHRIFVADNPKAKIGLPEIMVGIFPGMGGTTRLVRKMGAMMASPLLLEGKMNDPKKAMQAGVVDEVVASDELLAVAKAWVLSEPKIVKPWDEKGYKMPGGEPYHPAGFMTFVGASAMVNGKTQGVYPAAKALLSAVYEGAMVPFDTALRIEARWFTNVLMNPSSEAMIRSLFINKEALDKGANRPAVADQTVKKVGVLGAGMMGAGISLVSALAGIEVVLIDREQAAADKGKSYTADYMDKGIARKKATAEKKDKVLSMITATTDLNALKGCDLIVEAVFEDVGVKAEITKKVEAIVGDDCIFATNTSTLPITELAKASVRPDQFIGIHFFSPVDKMALVEIIRGKETGDIAVAKSLDFVRQIRKTPIVVNDERFFYANRCILPYVNEGVRMLQEGVAPALIENAAKLVGMPLGPLQLTDETSIDLGVKIAKATKAAMGDAYDDTADELIFWMADEGRLGRKTKAGFYDYDEKGKRHYLWSGLTERYAPADEQPDLVDVQHRLLFSQVLEAVRALDEGVLMDIREGDVGAILGWGFAPWSGGPFSWLDILGAPYAAERCDELTAIHGERFACPALLRDMADKGQSFYGRFGSGVDSKAA, from the coding sequence ATGACTGATTTTACAATGAAAACCGATGCCGATGGCGTTGCGATCATCACATGGGACGTGATTGGTAAATCCATGAACGTCTTGTCGCTTCAGGGCTGGGACGATCTGGATGCCTGTGTGGACAAGGCGCTGGCAGATGATACCGTAAAGGGCGTCATCATCACATCCGGCAAGAAGGACAGCTTTGCTGGCGGGATGGACTTGAACATCATTGCCAAGATGAAGGCCTCTGCGGGCGACAATCCGGCAAAGGGCCTGATGGACGGCTTGATGAAATCACACTCTATCCTGCGTAAAATCGAACGCGCAGGCATGGACCCAAAAACCAACAAAGGCGGCAAACCGATTGCAGCCGCCTTGCCCGGCACCGCGCTTGGCATTGGACTGGAAATTCCACTGGCGTGTCACCGCATTTTTGTGGCCGACAATCCAAAGGCCAAGATCGGCCTGCCTGAAATCATGGTCGGTATTTTTCCGGGCATGGGTGGTACGACCCGCCTCGTGCGCAAGATGGGTGCGATGATGGCGAGCCCACTGTTGCTGGAAGGCAAAATGAACGACCCCAAAAAGGCGATGCAGGCCGGTGTCGTCGATGAAGTCGTCGCATCTGATGAACTGCTGGCGGTAGCCAAAGCATGGGTTCTGTCAGAGCCGAAGATAGTCAAGCCATGGGACGAAAAGGGCTACAAAATGCCCGGAGGTGAACCCTATCACCCAGCGGGTTTCATGACCTTTGTGGGTGCGTCCGCGATGGTCAACGGCAAGACCCAAGGCGTATATCCAGCAGCCAAGGCGTTGTTGTCTGCGGTTTATGAGGGCGCGATGGTGCCGTTCGATACGGCCCTTAGAATTGAAGCACGCTGGTTCACCAACGTCTTGATGAACCCATCATCCGAGGCGATGATCCGATCCTTGTTCATCAACAAAGAAGCCTTGGACAAGGGCGCGAACCGTCCCGCTGTAGCAGACCAAACCGTCAAAAAGGTCGGCGTCCTTGGCGCGGGCATGATGGGCGCCGGTATTTCGCTGGTGTCCGCGCTCGCAGGGATTGAGGTCGTGTTGATCGACCGTGAACAGGCTGCAGCTGACAAGGGCAAATCCTACACCGCTGACTATATGGACAAAGGGATTGCGCGCAAGAAAGCCACGGCTGAAAAGAAGGACAAGGTGCTGAGCATGATCACGGCCACCACCGATCTGAACGCGCTTAAGGGCTGCGATCTGATCGTTGAAGCCGTGTTCGAGGACGTCGGCGTCAAGGCCGAGATAACCAAAAAGGTCGAAGCCATCGTCGGCGACGACTGCATCTTTGCGACCAATACATCGACGCTGCCGATCACCGAACTGGCAAAAGCATCCGTGCGCCCAGATCAGTTTATTGGCATCCATTTCTTCAGCCCCGTCGACAAAATGGCGCTGGTGGAAATTATTCGCGGCAAGGAAACCGGTGATATCGCTGTCGCTAAATCGCTGGATTTCGTGCGCCAAATTCGCAAAACGCCGATTGTCGTGAACGATGAACGCTTCTTTTATGCCAACCGCTGCATCCTGCCCTACGTCAATGAAGGCGTGCGTATGCTGCAAGAAGGTGTCGCGCCTGCGTTGATCGAAAATGCCGCCAAACTGGTCGGCATGCCGCTTGGTCCGTTGCAATTGACGGACGAAACCAGCATCGACCTTGGTGTCAAGATCGCCAAGGCAACGAAGGCCGCGATGGGCGATGCCTATGACGACACAGCCGATGAGCTGATTTTCTGGATGGCCGACGAAGGCCGCCTTGGTCGCAAGACGAAAGCAGGCTTTTACGACTATGACGAAAAGGGAAAGCGTCATTACTTATGGTCGGGTTTAACGGAACGCTATGCGCCCGCCGACGAACAACCCGATCTGGTCGACGTGCAGCACCGTTTGTTGTTCAGCCAAGTGCTTGAGGCCGTGCGCGCGCTGGATGAAGGCGTGCTGATGGACATTCGCGAAGGCGATGTCGGCGCGATCCTTGGCTGGGGCTTTGCGCCTTGGTCAGGTGGTCCGTTCTCATGGCTTGATATCCTTGGTGCGCCCTACGCCGCCGAACGCTGTGACGAGTTGACGGCAATCCACGGCGAACGCTTTGCCTGCCCCGCCCTGTTGCGTGACATGGCCGACAAGGGCCAGTCGTTCTACGGACGTTTCGGTTCCGGTGTGGACAGCAAAGCCGCATAA
- a CDS encoding alternative oxidase, with product MKKDADYEAELASENMHHHVPQDFRDRFALRLVKFLRVFADKFFAGRYSHRAVVLETVAAVPGMVGGLLQHLKALRHIRDDQGWIRELIEEADNERMHLMTFIEIAQPSKFERFLVAATQLIFYNFYFFLYLLAPRVAHRVVGYLEEEAVVSYTQYLEQIDAGLIENIAAPQIAIDYWKLSANARLRDVVLVIREDEAGHRDKNHEFADKIASGAHP from the coding sequence ATGAAGAAAGATGCTGATTATGAGGCTGAACTGGCTTCTGAGAACATGCATCACCACGTGCCCCAAGATTTTCGCGACCGCTTTGCATTGCGGCTAGTGAAGTTTTTGCGGGTCTTTGCAGACAAATTCTTTGCCGGTCGCTATAGCCACCGTGCCGTGGTTCTGGAAACCGTTGCCGCGGTTCCAGGAATGGTGGGCGGGCTGTTGCAACACCTTAAGGCGCTGCGCCATATCCGTGACGATCAAGGCTGGATCAGGGAGTTGATCGAGGAGGCAGACAATGAACGCATGCACCTGATGACGTTCATCGAAATCGCGCAGCCTTCCAAATTTGAACGCTTTCTGGTCGCGGCGACCCAGCTGATTTTCTACAACTTCTACTTCTTTTTGTACCTGCTTGCGCCGCGCGTTGCGCATCGTGTTGTCGGATACCTCGAAGAAGAAGCGGTCGTCAGCTACACTCAATATCTTGAACAGATCGACGCGGGCCTGATCGAAAATATCGCCGCACCGCAAATTGCGATTGATTATTGGAAGCTGTCTGCCAATGCGCGGCTGCGTGACGTGGTCCTTGTCATCCGCGAGGATGAAGCGGGTCACCGCGACAAGAACCACGAGTTTGCCGACAAGATCGCATCCGGCGCGCACCCCTAA
- the tnpA gene encoding IS200/IS605 family transposase, producing MANQSQRPRDWRGFYTDFDTEHTKFYHRLHVVWTTKYRYKVMRGEMRERIREIIIQTCQELGVHIETGVLSTDHVHMFISVPPQIALSKVMMRIKGRSSYKIQREFPELRKRYWGQRFWARGFFSTTSGNVTDAVILQYLELHSKREPTGVSR from the coding sequence ATTGCCAACCAAAGTCAACGCCCCCGCGATTGGCGTGGCTTTTATACCGATTTTGACACCGAACATACCAAATTTTATCACCGACTTCACGTCGTCTGGACAACAAAATACCGATACAAAGTTATGCGCGGTGAAATGCGTGAGCGTATCCGTGAAATCATTATCCAAACATGCCAAGAACTTGGCGTGCATATTGAGACGGGCGTATTGTCGACCGATCACGTCCACATGTTCATATCGGTCCCGCCTCAGATAGCTTTGTCAAAGGTGATGATGCGGATCAAGGGACGCTCGTCTTATAAGATACAGCGCGAGTTTCCCGAACTGCGCAAACGGTACTGGGGCCAGCGGTTTTGGGCTCGCGGATTTTTCTCAACAACCAGCGGCAATGTCACTGACGCTGTCATACTTCAGTATCTTGAATTACATTCAAAAAGGGAACCTACCGGCGTCAGCCGGTAG
- a CDS encoding DMT family transporter: MQATNPKLSMICTLCGMFVLGVTDNLIPLISENSSLWLFQAARSAATLPLLALLALFGLGTLRANRPLHVLARNFFTGTALLIYFGCLAFLPIGVVAAGLFTAPIFVLILSVLFRGQSVGFWRWAAVAVGFGGAVLVVWPQDGSITVLAFVPIIAGLFYAVGAIGTRAWCEGESVLVMTLAYFAILGVYGLVGVAALTIWPMDAPPGVDGWLQRGLVPMTTTMFWVTIGQAVGSITGVGLLTRGYQLGEASYVAINEYSLIVFAAIFGWIIWDQTLGVLALVGIACIITSGSIIALRSK; the protein is encoded by the coding sequence ATGCAAGCTACAAACCCTAAGTTGTCAATGATTTGCACCCTTTGTGGTATGTTCGTGCTTGGCGTGACTGACAATCTGATCCCGCTGATCTCGGAAAACTCAAGCCTGTGGCTGTTTCAGGCGGCGCGGTCCGCAGCGACCTTGCCGTTGTTGGCACTTCTCGCGCTGTTTGGCTTAGGCACCTTGCGCGCAAACCGACCTTTGCACGTATTGGCCCGCAATTTCTTTACGGGCACGGCGCTGTTGATTTACTTTGGGTGCCTTGCCTTCCTGCCTATAGGCGTCGTTGCCGCCGGATTGTTCACCGCTCCTATTTTCGTTTTGATCCTGTCGGTCTTGTTTCGGGGTCAATCGGTTGGGTTCTGGCGCTGGGCAGCGGTGGCTGTGGGGTTCGGTGGCGCGGTTCTGGTGGTGTGGCCGCAGGACGGCAGTATCACAGTGCTGGCCTTTGTGCCGATCATCGCGGGCCTGTTTTATGCAGTCGGCGCAATCGGCACCCGCGCGTGGTGCGAAGGCGAAAGCGTGCTGGTGATGACGCTGGCATATTTTGCCATCCTTGGCGTTTACGGTTTGGTGGGTGTTGCCGCGCTGACCATCTGGCCCATGGATGCGCCACCCGGTGTTGACGGCTGGCTGCAGCGCGGCCTCGTGCCGATGACGACCACGATGTTCTGGGTTACGATCGGCCAAGCCGTCGGCAGTATTACCGGCGTTGGCCTGCTGACACGCGGCTATCAATTGGGTGAGGCATCCTATGTTGCGATCAACGAATATTCTCTCATCGTGTTCGCCGCGATCTTTGGCTGGATCATTTGGGACCAAACCTTGGGCGTATTGGCGCTGGTCGGGATTGCCTGCATTATCACATCGGGCTCTATCATCGCGCTGCGATCAAAGTGA
- a CDS encoding AMP-binding protein, protein MGWMRDETGLDKTPANYVPLTPLSHLARAAKVFPDREALVYGDTRLTYRDYHARVSQLASALQIAGVVAGDVVSTLLPNIPAQAEAHFGVPAAGAVLNTINIRLDVDTIAYIFDHGEAKVVLVDSQFLPVCMQAIEAMEGAAPLVVEVPDPIAGVPEIGKQIDYETFLAAGDPNFAWVLPEDEWESLALNYTSGTTGQPKGVVYHHRGAYLMTMGTPVTWRMTLHPIFLTIVPLFHCNGWNHTWMMPMLGGTVVCCRDVSAAAIYAAIADEGVTHFGGAPIVLNLLVNAKSEDRRDFDHTVEVFTAGAPPAPATLAAIGDLGFNVQQVYGLTETYGHVTECLWNDNWDTLPLDKQSAIRARQGVAFPQMEDITVMSDAMEQVAMDGKTQGEIVIRGNSVMKGYLKNPDATAKAFKGGYFHSEDLAVQHPDGSMQIADRAKDIIISGGENISSVEVENALMGHPDVMLCAVVAMPDDKWGEVPCAFVELKVGHEASAEALISFTKQRLAGFKCPKRIVFGELPKTSTGKIQKFELRKTFR, encoded by the coding sequence ATGGGCTGGATGAGGGATGAGACTGGGCTGGATAAGACACCTGCGAACTACGTACCACTCACCCCGTTGAGCCATTTGGCACGCGCGGCCAAGGTTTTTCCCGACCGTGAGGCACTGGTCTACGGCGATACGCGCCTGACCTATCGCGATTATCATGCTCGCGTGTCCCAACTGGCGAGCGCGTTGCAGATAGCGGGCGTTGTTGCGGGCGATGTTGTCTCGACACTGCTGCCCAACATCCCCGCCCAAGCCGAAGCACATTTTGGCGTGCCTGCGGCGGGGGCTGTGTTGAACACAATCAATATCCGGCTGGACGTGGATACAATTGCCTATATTTTCGATCACGGTGAAGCAAAAGTCGTGCTGGTAGACAGCCAGTTCCTGCCGGTCTGTATGCAAGCAATTGAAGCAATGGAGGGCGCGGCACCGCTGGTTGTTGAAGTCCCCGACCCGATCGCAGGCGTGCCCGAGATCGGTAAGCAGATCGATTATGAAACATTTCTCGCCGCAGGTGATCCAAACTTTGCATGGGTTTTGCCCGAAGACGAATGGGAGAGCCTTGCACTTAATTACACGTCAGGCACCACAGGGCAGCCCAAGGGCGTCGTCTATCATCACCGTGGTGCCTATCTGATGACCATGGGCACGCCCGTCACGTGGCGCATGACGCTGCATCCGATCTTTTTGACCATCGTGCCGTTGTTTCACTGCAACGGATGGAACCACACATGGATGATGCCGATGCTGGGTGGCACGGTTGTGTGTTGTCGCGACGTATCAGCGGCGGCGATTTACGCAGCCATAGCAGATGAAGGTGTCACTCATTTTGGCGGCGCACCGATTGTGCTGAACCTATTGGTAAACGCAAAATCCGAAGACCGCCGCGATTTCGATCATACTGTCGAAGTGTTTACCGCCGGCGCGCCCCCTGCCCCAGCCACACTGGCGGCGATTGGGGATTTGGGGTTCAACGTGCAGCAGGTTTACGGGCTGACCGAAACCTACGGCCACGTCACAGAATGCTTGTGGAATGACAATTGGGACACGCTGCCCCTCGACAAGCAATCCGCAATCAGGGCCCGCCAAGGCGTTGCGTTCCCGCAGATGGAAGACATTACCGTGATGTCGGATGCGATGGAACAGGTCGCGATGGACGGAAAAACCCAAGGTGAGATCGTGATCAGGGGCAATTCGGTGATGAAGGGTTATCTGAAAAATCCGGACGCCACGGCAAAGGCATTCAAAGGCGGCTATTTCCATTCTGAAGATTTGGCCGTGCAACACCCTGACGGATCGATGCAGATTGCCGACCGCGCCAAGGACATCATCATTTCCGGCGGGGAGAATATATCCTCCGTTGAAGTTGAAAATGCATTGATGGGCCATCCCGATGTCATGCTCTGTGCTGTCGTTGCGATGCCGGATGACAAATGGGGCGAAGTGCCCTGTGCCTTTGTTGAGTTGAAAGTTGGCCACGAGGCTAGCGCGGAGGCGTTGATCTCGTTCACCAAACAACGTCTCGCCGGATTTAAGTGCCCCAAAAGGATCGTGTTTGGCGAACTGCCCAAAACATCGACAGGAAAAATCCAGAAATTCGAGTTGCGCAAGACGTTCCGATAA
- a CDS encoding universal stress protein yields the protein MYNNIMVPVDLGHTKTLCRALETAADLAKHYGAKVTYVGVTSSAPGSVANSPEDYQAKLGEFAKSQADAHNVKTAAHSAVSHDPSVDLDPTLLKAAATIEADLIVMQSHIPGLADHL from the coding sequence ATGTATAATAATATTATGGTTCCCGTCGATTTGGGACATACAAAAACACTCTGTCGGGCGCTGGAAACAGCGGCGGATCTCGCCAAGCACTACGGGGCGAAGGTTACTTACGTCGGAGTCACAAGTTCTGCGCCAGGGTCCGTTGCCAATTCACCTGAAGACTATCAAGCCAAGTTGGGTGAATTCGCCAAGAGCCAAGCAGACGCGCACAACGTCAAAACTGCTGCGCATTCGGCAGTCAGCCATGATCCAAGCGTTGACCTTGACCCCACCCTTCTCAAGGCCGCTGCAACAATTGAGGCCGACCTGATCGTCATGCAAAGCCATATTCCAGGGCTGGCGGATCATCTCTAG